A genome region from Pseudomonadota bacterium includes the following:
- a CDS encoding thermonuclease family protein: protein MKIKNTIPASLRSICIVFIAMFFVASCFSSPQDTEPVHGKIRKPPENLESVTVTRIVDGDTIVVTYRGDKESIRLIGIDTPESRNNKKTRRDAERTGQDIKTIIATGKEAANFTRSLVHPGDTGTIEFDVQKRDKYGRLLCYFYLSDGRMLNEEIVKAGYANVMTIPPNVKYQDLFIAAYRSARENSRGLWK, encoded by the coding sequence ATGAAAATCAAAAATACAATCCCTGCCAGCCTCCGTTCAATTTGTATTGTCTTCATTGCCATGTTCTTTGTCGCTTCTTGCTTTTCATCCCCGCAGGATACAGAACCCGTACACGGGAAAATCAGAAAACCCCCTGAAAACCTTGAATCTGTCACCGTTACACGAATTGTCGACGGCGATACCATTGTCGTAACCTACCGTGGAGACAAAGAGTCAATACGACTCATAGGCATTGATACACCCGAAAGCAGGAACAACAAGAAAACCCGCAGAGATGCCGAACGCACCGGACAGGACATAAAAACAATCATTGCCACAGGCAAAGAAGCCGCTAATTTTACCCGCTCTCTCGTACACCCCGGTGATACCGGCACCATAGAATTTGATGTACAGAAGCGGGATAAATACGGTCGCCTCCTCTGTTATTTTTACCTTTCAGACGGCAGGATGTTAAATGAAGAAATTGTAAAAGCCGGTTATGCGAATGTCATGACCATCCCCCCGAACGTTAAATATCAGGACCTATTCATTGCCGCCTACAGATCCGCCCGCGAAAATTCCAGGGGTCTGTGGAAGTAG
- a CDS encoding DEAD/DEAH box helicase family protein gives MKTYLQSIVDDFPLDNLPIEWQNLDFGRFSSYKTLFDFQKQGVQNAIKALWFFYKENNGEKKLFFNQYQSNGFSGNFDYDLTRERKSTRHLLEFDKDYPVVAGKIAFKHFINRMSFWMATGSGKTLIIIKLIYLLGQLIHRKEIPKNDILFLAHRDDLLEQFQNHVEEFNSFNFETKINLKSLKDYESYKRENVLPFVKNEITVFFYRSDLISDEHKEKIVNFKNYDDSGKWYILLDEAHKGDKEDSKRQVLYSILSRNGFLFNFSATFTDPRDYATCVFNFNLSKFIEEGYGKHIYVSSSEVTAFREKNDFSKIEKQKIILKTLLLLTYINKHFEMVRQINKDLYHRPLLLTLVNSVDAEQADLKLFFSELEKIGKNEIRNNLFQKAKTELIVEIENNPQYEFENTNVVFDKELFDKIEYKDILNQIFNAESSGNIEVLKIPGNKNEIVFKLQTSEKPFGLIKIGDISGWLKERLEGYEINESFDNESIFKKISHDDSEITILMGSRSFYEGWDSNRPNIILFVNIGVGSDAIKFILQSVGRGVRIEPQKNKRKRILNLFNAKEIKVELFNKIKQHVLPLESLFIFGTNSENLREIIKALKEEKQEKDLGQEFIVNKEAKKRLLLVPVYKESEKIFAEEKEPQKYAINKEDFYLARAMFNYLGEKVALVKYECDVKVLKKTSEGFSAFEKYFDFAEQRSISEPDLLVDSILDHFSVRDKELDKFKKLDKEIIHFKRIKLSNGEKYNEILDNIKRVRNYEQKENEENKIDAEFEKTGNREKYKQALICLERNFVSEVKLNKLKIKYIQNHYYIPLIVSDDEKFHYLNHIIDVDSEVKFIEQLEDYIQKEDNIFKQFDWWMFSKLDQTLDEVYIPYYNPKENVIAKFKPDFIFWMQKGNDYMILFADPKGTEHTDGYRKIDGYSKVFETKEGKESKCYLFNGFNIKTKLLLKPKKGIAGVLDNYKKYWFDNFIDIDSKINI, from the coding sequence ATGAAGACCTATTTACAATCAATAGTAGATGATTTCCCATTAGATAATCTGCCCATAGAATGGCAGAATCTTGACTTCGGAAGGTTTTCATCTTACAAGACTTTATTTGATTTTCAAAAGCAAGGGGTACAAAATGCCATAAAAGCTCTTTGGTTTTTTTATAAAGAGAACAATGGAGAGAAAAAGCTGTTTTTTAATCAGTATCAATCAAATGGTTTCAGCGGAAATTTTGATTATGATCTAACGCGGGAAAGAAAATCGACCAGACATCTTTTGGAATTTGATAAAGATTACCCTGTTGTGGCAGGAAAAATAGCCTTCAAGCATTTTATAAACCGAATGAGCTTTTGGATGGCAACCGGGTCAGGAAAAACACTTATTATAATAAAACTTATTTACCTACTTGGCCAGTTGATACATAGAAAAGAAATTCCCAAAAACGATATTTTGTTTTTAGCGCACAGAGATGATCTTTTGGAGCAATTTCAGAATCATGTAGAGGAATTTAATAGTTTTAATTTTGAAACTAAAATAAATCTTAAAAGCTTGAAAGATTACGAAAGTTACAAGCGTGAAAATGTTTTGCCATTTGTCAAAAACGAAATAACGGTATTTTTCTACCGTTCCGATTTAATTTCCGATGAACATAAAGAAAAAATTGTCAATTTCAAAAATTATGACGATAGCGGTAAATGGTATATCCTATTGGATGAAGCGCATAAGGGCGATAAAGAAGACAGCAAACGGCAGGTTCTTTACTCAATTCTCTCAAGAAACGGTTTTCTTTTTAACTTTTCTGCTACTTTTACCGATCCTCGCGATTATGCTACATGTGTTTTTAACTTTAATCTTTCGAAGTTTATTGAAGAAGGGTATGGGAAGCATATTTATGTGTCCAGCTCTGAAGTAACAGCATTTCGTGAAAAAAATGATTTTTCCAAAATTGAAAAGCAAAAAATTATTTTAAAAACACTTCTGCTTCTCACTTATATAAATAAGCATTTTGAAATGGTCAGACAAATAAACAAAGATCTATATCATCGCCCTCTTCTTTTGACTCTTGTCAATTCAGTAGATGCAGAACAGGCAGATTTGAAATTATTTTTTTCTGAATTGGAAAAGATCGGAAAAAATGAGATTCGGAATAATTTGTTTCAGAAGGCAAAAACAGAACTTATTGTTGAGATTGAAAACAATCCGCAATATGAATTTGAAAATACAAACGTAGTATTTGATAAAGAATTGTTCGATAAAATAGAATATAAAGATATTCTAAATCAAATATTTAATGCTGAATCATCTGGTAATATTGAGGTCCTAAAAATTCCTGGTAATAAAAACGAAATAGTTTTTAAACTCCAGACTTCTGAGAAACCCTTCGGTTTAATAAAGATTGGCGATATTTCCGGTTGGCTTAAAGAAAGGCTTGAAGGATATGAAATTAATGAAAGCTTTGATAATGAAAGCATTTTTAAGAAGATCAGTCATGATGATTCAGAAATAACTATTTTGATGGGCTCCCGCTCGTTTTATGAAGGCTGGGATTCTAACCGCCCGAACATAATTTTGTTTGTAAATATTGGTGTAGGAAGTGATGCGATAAAGTTCATTCTGCAGTCTGTTGGCCGAGGTGTAAGAATAGAACCTCAAAAAAACAAGCGAAAAAGAATTTTGAATTTATTTAACGCAAAAGAAATAAAGGTAGAACTATTTAACAAAATAAAGCAACATGTTTTACCGCTTGAGAGTTTGTTTATTTTTGGGACAAATTCTGAAAATTTAAGAGAAATTATCAAAGCGTTGAAAGAAGAGAAACAAGAAAAAGACTTGGGTCAAGAATTTATCGTTAATAAGGAAGCGAAGAAGAGACTGCTTCTTGTCCCTGTTTATAAAGAATCAGAAAAGATATTTGCGGAGGAAAAAGAACCACAAAAATATGCAATTAATAAAGAAGATTTTTATTTGGCTAGGGCAATGTTTAATTATCTTGGTGAAAAAGTTGCTTTAGTAAAATATGAGTGTGATGTAAAGGTTCTCAAAAAAACTAGCGAAGGCTTCTCGGCTTTTGAAAAATATTTTGACTTTGCAGAACAAAGATCAATTTCTGAGCCAGATTTATTGGTAGATAGCATATTAGATCATTTTAGTGTAAGAGATAAAGAATTAGATAAATTTAAGAAGCTTGACAAGGAAATTATACATTTCAAAAGAATTAAATTAAGCAATGGGGAAAAATACAACGAAATCCTTGACAACATAAAACGAGTGAGAAATTATGAACAAAAGGAAAATGAAGAAAATAAAATAGATGCTGAATTTGAAAAAACAGGTAATCGAGAAAAATATAAACAAGCGCTCATATGTCTTGAACGTAATTTTGTTTCAGAAGTTAAATTAAATAAATTAAAAATTAAGTATATTCAAAATCATTACTATATTCCTTTGATTGTATCCGACGATGAGAAATTCCATTATTTAAACCATATTATCGATGTTGATAGTGAGGTTAAGTTTATTGAGCAACTTGAAGATTATATACAAAAAGAAGATAATATATTCAAGCAATTTGATTGGTGGATGTTTTCAAAACTCGATCAAACATTAGACGAAGTCTATATTCCATATTACAACCCGAAGGAAAATGTTATCGCGAAGTTTAAACCTGATTTTATTTTTTGGATGCAAAAAGGAAATGATTATATGATTTTGTTTGCCGACCCAAAAGGAACGGAACACACTGACGGATACAGAAAAATTGATGGCTACTCAAAAGTATTTGAAACAAAAGAAGGAAAAGAGAGTAAATGTTATCTTTTCAACGGATTTAATATCAAAACAAAATTACTGCTGAAGCCAAAAAAAGGTATAGCTGGAGTATTAGATAATTACAAAAAATATTGGTTTGATAATTTCATAGATATCGATAGTAAAATTAATATATAA
- a CDS encoding TolC family protein, with product MAQLTDRGMFHGFYRALWLLNLLTAITLSPFHIFAAQTLDLEGVTERALKNAHEVKLSGIDIDISQAMKKRAYSLYYPTLSARWNSEYAKDLSGGTPQVTVVGDTIIGDNTKYQSSLSLAASYTLFDFGSTGRKVLIAKKDVDAKRTVFIQQVRDIKIRVLNLYTDLLIVSKELEAKMELLSLYKELSLTKERLYSAGTISKIEVVDEALKAVKTLDAIDNLKLRLKALLQDLSFYTGDSYDADSLRIQEFQGHNEDYANDFNAEKSPEFKIYGLEIEKKKAELDILKREQLPQFGLYSRYVWYGQDRDNYDTSVKDLRERNYYVGISATMPIFEGFKRSADMEKTALEIDRLKIEKQKKLAELANRHAKLDETRRMYMKGIETQKDMLSKVEEKLFMTGRLTEQKVIDWIDLLNQRIELVNQRFELVKAISTKVSTIKELQILSEEIN from the coding sequence ATGGCACAGTTAACGGACCGTGGGATGTTCCACGGTTTTTATCGTGCCCTGTGGTTGCTTAATTTATTGACAGCAATTACTCTGTCGCCTTTTCACATATTCGCCGCACAAACACTGGACCTTGAGGGGGTGACAGAGCGCGCGCTTAAAAATGCACATGAAGTAAAACTCTCAGGCATTGACATTGATATCAGTCAGGCTATGAAAAAAAGGGCGTACTCCCTCTACTACCCCACTTTGAGCGCACGCTGGAACTCCGAATATGCAAAAGACCTTTCAGGCGGCACACCTCAGGTTACTGTAGTGGGCGACACCATTATCGGCGATAATACAAAGTACCAGAGCTCGCTGTCCCTTGCCGCTTCCTATACTCTGTTCGATTTCGGCTCCACAGGCAGGAAGGTGCTCATTGCGAAAAAAGATGTGGATGCAAAGAGGACGGTCTTCATTCAGCAGGTGAGAGACATAAAGATCAGGGTATTGAACCTCTACACGGATTTGCTTATCGTCTCCAAAGAACTTGAGGCAAAAATGGAACTCCTGTCCCTTTACAAAGAACTTTCTCTGACAAAAGAGAGGCTTTACTCAGCCGGCACAATCTCGAAGATTGAGGTTGTTGATGAGGCATTGAAGGCAGTGAAAACCCTTGACGCCATCGACAATCTGAAACTCAGGTTAAAGGCGCTTCTGCAGGATTTATCCTTTTATACGGGAGACAGCTACGATGCGGACAGCCTCAGGATTCAGGAATTTCAAGGGCATAACGAGGATTATGCAAACGATTTTAATGCGGAAAAATCCCCTGAGTTTAAAATTTACGGCCTCGAAATAGAGAAGAAAAAGGCTGAACTCGATATCCTGAAAAGAGAACAGCTTCCCCAGTTCGGGCTTTATTCCCGATACGTCTGGTATGGACAGGACCGCGACAACTATGACACCTCTGTAAAAGACTTAAGAGAGAGGAACTATTACGTAGGCATATCGGCAACCATGCCGATCTTCGAAGGCTTTAAGAGAAGTGCAGACATGGAAAAAACAGCACTGGAAATCGACAGACTTAAGATTGAGAAACAAAAGAAGCTTGCCGAACTGGCGAACAGGCATGCAAAACTGGATGAAACAAGAAGAATGTATATGAAAGGTATAGAAACCCAGAAAGATATGCTGTCGAAGGTAGAGGAGAAACTGTTTATGACCGGGCGGCTTACAGAGCAGAAGGTTATTGATTGGATCGATCTTCTCAACCAGAGGATTGAGCTGGTAAACCAGAGATTTGAGCTGGTAAAAGCAATCAGTACAAAGGTTTCTACGATCAAGGAACTGCAAATACTTTCGGAAGAGATAAACTGA
- a CDS encoding site-specific DNA-methyltransferase → MTKEEKFYKAVQDVFIGAKIEGEGGFINMMQIKAGYYSQIEKLLKEDIDKAVEKYPSFREELFDKLYSFFSRYFTESGSIYFNSTPFHSNTYEKVYTDKKDVILFWKTQMLYYVKTDRIFKSMPIEFDGLKFYFDASQIENKRANEKRSLIYQIKQVREDETMVLIVKYSERGSKTKTDEMLKSLKKKNITINEELLEKAFRVFEKQSEVDFFINKNVKAFLQEQFKLWSYQYFWDGAKEWYGDRVNQLQILKNIAFKIIDFVSQFEDELVKIWNKPKFVRKSNYVITLDRIGDKSLVDKILEHKGIADQINEWKEIGIVDSEFNIKSISENKKYKYLPIDTKYFKDLELEIIALFEDLDNQLDGWLIKSENYQALHTILPKFKERVQTIYIDPPFNTGDDFDYIDNFQDSTWLTLMENRLVLAHNILHQNGSIYLHLDENANYIGRTLMDYVFGDDNFKREIIWDIQVLSGYKVKGADKNWILGHQSIYFYTKTEKYYFEKLIQPQSLKYLESFNKIDEKGLKYQVAHGRRIYKNVVEAKGKPYGDVWSLLKDVVNVERPFMEVWNELTSVVDLNKSFSSVWSDIMSFQQQPTSSERLDFDTQKPEKLLERIIKASTHTESRDIVLDYYGGSGTSANVSQILGKKWICIEMGKQFDEKILPRLKKTLSGFETSVSRDNKYIGSGIFKYYSLEQYEEALANCKYRDGDLFSKASENAYQDYVFMKDEKMLSALDIDYEKNNVNIDLSKLYTDIDIAETLSNLTGKWIKAIKNDKVEFTDGSNININILDYKLIKSLIWW, encoded by the coding sequence ATGACTAAAGAAGAGAAATTTTATAAGGCAGTTCAAGATGTTTTTATTGGTGCCAAGATCGAGGGTGAGGGCGGATTTATCAACATGATGCAGATTAAAGCTGGTTATTATTCACAAATAGAAAAACTTCTTAAAGAAGATATAGATAAAGCTGTGGAAAAATATCCGAGCTTCAGGGAAGAACTTTTTGACAAGTTGTACTCTTTTTTTAGCCGATATTTTACCGAAAGTGGTTCAATTTACTTCAATTCAACACCGTTTCATAGCAATACTTATGAAAAGGTCTACACCGATAAGAAAGATGTGATCCTTTTTTGGAAAACACAAATGCTTTATTATGTCAAAACCGACCGCATATTTAAAAGTATGCCTATTGAATTTGATGGTTTGAAATTCTATTTTGACGCTAGCCAAATTGAAAATAAAAGAGCCAACGAAAAGCGATCACTTATTTATCAAATAAAACAAGTGCGTGAAGATGAAACTATGGTGCTTATTGTCAAATACTCTGAAAGAGGCTCAAAAACAAAAACAGATGAGATGTTAAAAAGCTTAAAAAAGAAGAATATTACGATTAACGAAGAATTATTGGAAAAAGCATTCCGTGTTTTTGAAAAGCAAAGTGAAGTGGATTTTTTTATCAACAAAAATGTAAAAGCATTTTTACAGGAACAATTTAAACTTTGGAGCTATCAATATTTCTGGGATGGAGCAAAAGAATGGTACGGTGACAGAGTTAATCAGTTGCAAATTTTGAAAAACATTGCCTTTAAGATTATTGATTTTGTCTCCCAATTTGAAGACGAATTGGTGAAAATTTGGAACAAACCAAAATTCGTGAGAAAAAGCAATTATGTGATAACACTGGACAGAATAGGGGACAAATCATTGGTTGACAAAATTCTGGAGCATAAGGGTATTGCTGATCAAATCAATGAATGGAAGGAAATTGGAATAGTAGATAGTGAATTCAATATCAAAAGCATTTCTGAAAACAAAAAATACAAATATTTGCCAATAGACACAAAATATTTCAAAGACTTAGAGCTTGAAATAATAGCTTTATTTGAAGATTTAGATAATCAATTAGATGGTTGGTTGATAAAAAGCGAAAATTATCAAGCCCTGCATACAATCCTTCCTAAATTTAAAGAAAGGGTGCAGACAATCTATATTGACCCACCGTTTAATACGGGTGATGACTTCGATTATATTGATAATTTTCAGGATAGTACTTGGTTAACATTAATGGAAAACCGCCTCGTATTGGCACATAATATTTTGCATCAAAATGGTTCAATTTATTTACATCTTGATGAAAATGCAAATTATATTGGAAGAACCTTAATGGACTATGTATTTGGTGATGACAATTTCAAAAGAGAAATTATATGGGATATTCAAGTGTTATCGGGTTACAAAGTGAAAGGAGCAGATAAGAACTGGATTCTTGGTCATCAATCTATTTACTTTTATACAAAAACTGAAAAATACTATTTTGAAAAGCTTATTCAACCACAATCTTTAAAATACTTAGAAAGTTTTAATAAGATAGATGAAAAAGGATTGAAATACCAGGTTGCACACGGAAGAAGAATATACAAAAATGTGGTTGAGGCCAAAGGAAAGCCTTATGGTGATGTTTGGTCATTATTAAAAGATGTTGTTAACGTGGAAAGGCCTTTTATGGAAGTGTGGAATGAACTGACATCTGTTGTTGATCTTAATAAGTCATTTTCAAGTGTTTGGTCTGATATTATGTCTTTTCAACAACAACCAACTTCAAGTGAGCGCCTAGATTTTGACACTCAGAAACCCGAGAAGCTACTTGAACGTATAATTAAAGCATCTACCCACACCGAGAGTCGAGATATTGTATTGGATTATTATGGTGGAAGTGGCACGTCGGCTAACGTCTCACAAATATTAGGGAAGAAATGGATATGTATTGAAATGGGTAAACAATTCGACGAAAAGATACTGCCTAGATTGAAAAAAACATTATCTGGTTTTGAAACGAGCGTTTCAAGAGATAATAAATATATCGGAAGTGGCATCTTCAAATACTACTCACTAGAACAATATGAAGAAGCTTTAGCGAATTGCAAATATAGAGATGGGGATTTATTCAGCAAAGCAAGTGAGAACGCATATCAGGATTATGTATTTATGAAAGACGAGAAAATGCTTTCAGCCCTGGATATTGATTACGAGAAAAATAACGTAAACATAGATTTGAGCAAATTGTATACAGATATTGATATTGCCGAAACTCTATCAAATTTAACTGGAAAATGGATTAAAGCAATAAAAAACGATAAGGTTGAATTTACTGATGGAAGCAATATAAATATAAACATATTGGACTACAAACTCATTAAGTCTTTAATCTGGTGGTAA